One Thermodesulfovibrionales bacterium DNA window includes the following coding sequences:
- a CDS encoding ABC transporter ATP-binding protein, whose translation MTQQALCILTDIKKTYHVGEINVEVLKGINLEINRGEFIAVMGASGSGKTTLLNIIGCLDRPSSGRYFLAGKEVSSLSDEELSDIRNRHIGFVFQNFYLLPYATVLENVLLPTLYRSSGNPLDAKEILRLVGLSDRAKFKPNQLSGGQQQRVAIARALINDPDLLLADEPTGQLDSSTAKDIMTILKELNNRGKTIILVTHDNNIASYAERIIYMKDGLIVEEISASV comes from the coding sequence ATGACCCAGCAAGCCCTCTGCATCTTAACAGATATAAAAAAGACCTATCATGTGGGAGAGATTAACGTAGAGGTTCTCAAAGGCATCAATCTCGAGATAAACAGGGGAGAGTTTATAGCTGTAATGGGAGCCTCCGGCTCAGGAAAGACAACCCTTCTTAATATTATTGGATGTCTTGACAGACCGTCATCTGGAAGATATTTCCTGGCAGGTAAAGAGGTCTCATCACTAAGCGATGAGGAGCTTTCAGATATAAGGAACAGGCATATCGGATTTGTATTTCAGAATTTCTATCTTCTGCCCTATGCAACAGTTCTTGAGAATGTCCTTCTACCAACGCTTTACAGGAGTTCAGGCAATCCTCTTGATGCAAAGGAGATACTCAGGCTTGTAGGACTATCTGACAGAGCAAAGTTTAAGCCAAATCAGCTTTCAGGTGGTCAGCAGCAGAGGGTTGCCATTGCAAGAGCATTGATAAATGATCCTGATCTTTTACTTGCCGATGAGCCAACAGGACAGCTTGATAGCTCAACAGCAAAGGACATAATGACTATCCTTAAAGAATTAAATAATAGAGGGAAGACAATAATTCTTGTCACCCACGACAATAATATTGCTTCTTACGCAGAGAGGATAATCTATATGAAGGATGGATTGATTGTAGAAGAAATTTCCGCTTCTGTTTAA
- a CDS encoding sulfurtransferase TusA family protein, with translation MNNHVLDIRGQICPACLLTYLKELNNQRDRLKKGEIELVVLTDRIEFSKTIPKAAIAMGYSVNIEKREGYYEITIGKRK, from the coding sequence ATGAATAACCATGTCCTTGATATAAGGGGCCAGATATGTCCTGCCTGCCTTCTTACATATCTTAAGGAGCTTAACAATCAAAGGGACAGGCTCAAAAAAGGTGAGATAGAACTCGTAGTTCTTACAGACAGGATTGAATTCTCAAAAACAATCCCTAAGGCAGCTATAGCAATGGGTTATTCTGTAAATATAGAAAAAAGGGAAGGTTATTATGAGATAACAATTGGAAAAAGAAAATGA
- a CDS encoding TolC family protein, which produces MHRGLFLLCSFFITFYFSSTGIAITLEQALELARQNLPEYRSRLYEKEASLFEYRATLSPYLPSIDLSFAERRFYVEPEDYRLRSLELRLSYILYDGGKRYSQRLSSRSLLNISEENLRESLLNLHYNVKLSFYNALARREILIQRKKQLEYAEKDYEVAKGRYDLGIARLSDVLQASVRLEEARYRLIEAEGELNKALSDLGSLIGISVNADEIEGELAEPATIPEKNMLIELAINSPELKRKEFQRDLSISERAAVRSEFLPHLFLDATYTKNSSSDSRLYPDEEKMVGLRLTFNIFELGKYFRLRARGSSISAREEDIKEVKRNVELRLSKSYEDLLTELKRLDVSREQLKFAEKNYEQALGEYRVGKGDILSLIQAESILADSMEKVVFSKLNIWIALINLERIAGIME; this is translated from the coding sequence ATGCATAGGGGACTTTTTTTATTATGCTCTTTTTTTATAACTTTCTATTTTTCTTCTACCGGCATTGCCATTACCCTTGAGCAGGCACTTGAACTCGCAAGGCAGAATCTTCCTGAATACCGTTCAAGACTTTACGAGAAAGAGGCGAGCCTCTTTGAATACAGGGCAACGCTTTCTCCTTATCTTCCAAGTATCGATCTTTCATTTGCTGAGAGGCGATTTTATGTTGAACCAGAGGACTACAGGCTGAGAAGTCTTGAGCTCAGACTGAGTTATATACTCTATGACGGTGGTAAGAGATACAGTCAGAGGCTTTCATCAAGAAGCCTCTTAAATATTTCTGAGGAAAACCTTAGAGAGTCCCTTCTTAACCTTCATTATAATGTAAAACTCAGTTTTTATAATGCCCTCGCAAGAAGAGAGATCCTGATACAGCGCAAGAAACAGTTAGAGTATGCAGAGAAGGATTATGAGGTGGCAAAAGGGAGGTATGACCTTGGTATTGCAAGACTTTCTGATGTGCTTCAGGCATCTGTCAGGCTTGAGGAGGCAAGATACAGGCTCATAGAGGCAGAAGGTGAACTTAATAAGGCGCTTTCTGATCTTGGTTCTCTAATAGGCATATCAGTAAATGCAGATGAGATTGAAGGAGAGCTTGCCGAGCCTGCGACTATACCTGAGAAGAATATGCTCATCGAGCTTGCTATTAATTCACCTGAGCTTAAAAGAAAAGAATTTCAGAGGGACCTGAGTATCTCTGAACGAGCTGCTGTAAGGAGTGAGTTCCTTCCTCATCTTTTTCTTGATGCAACATACACGAAGAATTCTTCATCAGACTCAAGACTTTACCCTGATGAGGAAAAGATGGTGGGCCTGAGGCTAACCTTTAATATATTTGAACTTGGAAAGTATTTTAGATTGAGGGCAAGAGGCTCGTCAATCAGTGCAAGGGAGGAGGATATAAAGGAGGTTAAAAGAAATGTTGAGCTCAGACTTTCAAAATCCTATGAGGATCTGCTCACAGAGCTCAAAAGGCTTGATGTCTCGAGGGAACAGCTTAAATTTGCAGAGAAGAATTACGAGCAGGCACTGGGCGAATACAGAGTAGGGAAGGGAGATATTCTTTCCCTTATTCAGGCAGAATCCATTCTTGCAGATTCCATGGAAAAGGTAGTATTTTCAAAGCTCAATATATGGATTGCACTTATCAATCTCGAAAGAATTGCTGGAATAATGGAGTAA
- a CDS encoding deoxyhypusine synthase family protein, with translation MSYRPVNLKGLKTYSIKKRKSKVRKEFLATPYQKGAFFREFVRGLPDILQARALKELAETIVRSRKEGRPVVLGMGAHVIKVGLSPIINDLINKGIITAIATNGACVIHDFELSYAGHTSEDVHEEIKTGMFGMAEETGAFLNRAIKNGAKKGTGIGRAVGEFIEKKRFPYRELSIFRTAYLNGIPATVHVAIGTDIIHMHPSMDGAATGKASLLDFRLFTSVVSDLEGGVYINLGSAVIMPEVFLKALTIARNLGHRVENITTANMDFIQHYRSRENVLVRPTSLGGRYYAITGHHEIMFPLLAAMIIEEL, from the coding sequence ATGTCTTACAGACCAGTAAATCTTAAGGGACTAAAGACTTACTCTATAAAAAAAAGAAAGAGTAAGGTTAGGAAGGAATTTCTTGCTACTCCTTATCAAAAGGGAGCATTCTTTAGGGAATTTGTCAGAGGCCTTCCAGATATCTTGCAGGCAAGGGCACTTAAGGAACTGGCAGAAACTATTGTAAGGTCAAGAAAAGAGGGCAGACCTGTTGTTCTGGGAATGGGTGCCCATGTAATCAAGGTGGGACTTTCTCCTATTATTAATGACCTTATTAACAAAGGAATAATTACAGCTATTGCAACAAATGGGGCGTGTGTGATTCATGACTTTGAGCTCAGCTATGCAGGTCATACATCAGAGGATGTTCACGAGGAAATAAAGACAGGTATGTTTGGGATGGCAGAGGAGACAGGTGCATTCTTGAACAGAGCAATAAAAAATGGGGCAAAAAAAGGAACAGGTATTGGAAGGGCAGTTGGAGAGTTTATTGAAAAGAAGAGATTTCCCTACAGAGAATTAAGTATATTCAGGACAGCCTATCTGAATGGTATTCCTGCAACAGTTCATGTTGCTATTGGCACAGATATAATTCATATGCATCCCTCTATGGATGGTGCTGCCACAGGGAAGGCAAGTCTTCTTGATTTCAGACTCTTTACTTCAGTAGTCTCTGACCTGGAAGGAGGAGTTTATATAAATCTCGGTTCAGCTGTCATAATGCCCGAGGTCTTTCTCAAGGCTCTCACAATTGCAAGAAATCTCGGTCACAGGGTAGAGAATATCACCACTGCCAATATGGATTTTATCCAGCATTATAGATCCAGAGAGAATGTGCTTGTACGACCCACGAGCCTTGGTGGCAGATATTATGCTATAACAGGCCATCACGAGATAATGTTCCCTCTGCTTGCTGCGATGATAATAGAAGAATTATAA
- a CDS encoding ferredoxin has product MTPIVDEEKCIGCGTCQEICPAVFFVDETTGKSKVIDPDGCDYAGCCEAAAENCPVEAITIEE; this is encoded by the coding sequence ATGACACCAATTGTAGATGAGGAGAAGTGTATTGGCTGTGGCACCTGTCAGGAGATATGCCCAGCTGTTTTTTTTGTTGATGAGACCACTGGAAAATCAAAGGTTATTGATCCTGATGGCTGCGATTACGCTGGATGCTGTGAAGCTGCAGCCGAAAACTGTCCTGTTGAGGCAATCACCATTGAGGAGTAA
- a CDS encoding orotidine 5'-phosphate decarboxylase, giving the protein MPLLQLAIDLVSPKKALEIARSAEKYFDILEAGTPLIKSSGIEIVKRLKEEFPKKIIFADLKIMDAGALEASIAFDAGADMISVCGQASIETVREAISETRRRSKKVIVDLIGAKDMIKLAGELKYLMPDFFCIHTGLDEQRKGRRPSEFLDEYARLINYPYSIAGGIKPDDIKDLIRFRPDIIVVGGYVTKAENPLEAAKNLRDALSGG; this is encoded by the coding sequence ATGCCCCTTCTACAGCTTGCTATAGACCTGGTGAGTCCTAAGAAGGCTCTTGAGATAGCAAGGAGTGCAGAAAAATATTTTGATATCCTTGAGGCAGGTACACCTCTTATAAAATCTTCGGGTATAGAGATTGTTAAAAGATTGAAAGAAGAATTTCCTAAAAAAATCATTTTTGCTGACCTTAAGATAATGGATGCAGGCGCCCTGGAGGCAAGCATAGCATTTGATGCCGGAGCTGATATGATTAGTGTCTGTGGACAGGCATCGATTGAGACAGTGAGAGAGGCCATCTCTGAGACAAGGAGGCGTAGCAAGAAAGTGATTGTGGATCTAATAGGAGCAAAGGATATGATTAAACTTGCTGGAGAATTAAAATACCTCATGCCTGACTTTTTTTGTATCCATACAGGCCTTGATGAACAGAGAAAGGGCAGAAGACCATCTGAATTCCTTGATGAATATGCAAGGCTCATAAATTATCCCTATTCAATAGCAGGAGGAATAAAACCTGATGACATTAAGGACCTGATAAGATTTAGACCTGATATCATCGTTGTAGGTGGCTATGTAACAAAGGCGGAAAATCCCCTGGAGGCGGCAAAAAATTTAAGAGATGCCTTATCAGGAGGATAA
- a CDS encoding argininosuccinate synthase, with translation MKIVLAYSGGLDTSVAIAWLKETYKAEVIAFCADLGQEEDLESIKYKALKTGASKAYVEDLKEEFVRDYIFPMLRASAVYEGAYLLGTSIARPLIAKKQIDIALIEKADAVAHGATGKGNDQVRFELTYYALKPDIKVIAPWREWPFRSRTELIEYAKSKGIDVPVTKEKPYSTDRNIFHISYEGGILEDPWNEPPDDMYTMITPPERAPDRPEYVEIEFEKGNPVAINGRRLSAFELLRELNIIAGRNGIGRVDIVENRYVGIKSRGVYETPGGTVLHIAKRAVEQITLDREILHLRDSLIPRYSELVYYGYWFSPEREALQKLIDEIAQDVTGTARLKLYKGNCIVTGRKSPVSLYSQEFATFEKDMVYDQKDAEGFIKLNALRLKIRSLRSRGIPA, from the coding sequence ATGAAAATAGTGCTTGCTTATTCAGGAGGTCTTGATACATCCGTTGCAATCGCCTGGCTCAAGGAGACTTACAAAGCAGAGGTCATAGCCTTCTGTGCAGATTTAGGACAGGAAGAAGACCTTGAGTCCATAAAGTACAAAGCTCTGAAGACAGGAGCATCAAAGGCTTATGTGGAAGACCTCAAAGAAGAATTTGTAAGAGACTATATATTCCCCATGCTCAGGGCATCTGCAGTATATGAGGGAGCCTATCTTCTTGGAACATCCATAGCAAGACCGTTGATTGCGAAAAAACAGATAGATATTGCTTTAATTGAGAAAGCAGATGCCGTTGCCCATGGAGCAACTGGAAAGGGTAATGACCAGGTGAGATTTGAACTCACCTACTATGCCCTGAAACCAGATATAAAGGTAATAGCACCATGGAGGGAGTGGCCCTTCAGGTCAAGGACCGAGCTAATTGAATATGCAAAATCAAAAGGTATAGATGTGCCTGTTACAAAGGAGAAGCCCTACAGCACAGACAGAAATATCTTTCATATAAGCTATGAAGGTGGTATTCTTGAGGATCCCTGGAATGAACCACCTGATGACATGTACACTATGATAACACCTCCTGAAAGGGCACCTGATAGACCGGAATATGTGGAGATAGAGTTTGAAAAGGGCAATCCTGTTGCAATAAATGGAAGGAGATTATCTGCTTTCGAGCTTCTGAGAGAATTGAACATCATTGCTGGAAGAAACGGCATAGGCAGAGTAGATATAGTGGAAAACAGATACGTTGGAATTAAATCAAGAGGAGTTTATGAAACACCTGGAGGCACAGTACTCCATATAGCAAAGAGGGCTGTTGAGCAGATTACCCTTGATAGAGAGATCCTTCATCTAAGAGACTCCCTTATTCCAAGATACTCTGAACTTGTATACTATGGATACTGGTTTTCTCCAGAAAGAGAAGCACTCCAGAAACTCATAGATGAGATAGCACAGGATGTGACAGGTACTGCAAGATTGAAATTGTATAAGGGTAACTGCATTGTGACCGGAAGGAAATCTCCTGTTTCACTTTATTCTCAGGAGTTTGCAACCTTTGAAAAGGACATGGTTTATGATCAGAAGGATGCAGAGGGCTTCATAAAACTAAATGCCCTCAGGCTGAAGATAAGAAGCCTGCGTAGTAGAGGAATCCCTGCTTAA
- a CDS encoding SIS domain-containing protein: MSYYSFILKKIGDITEKISSEEFNKFIEFVITAPRLYIIGAGRSGLVAKAFGMRLVHLKKKVFIVGETITPAMRKGDGLIAVSGSGKTTWVVETAKAARSLGGRIAGITWDRNSELARLSDIIVQIPSEAIPRDITGYTTRELMGIPLPPMGSLFEISTLIFFEACVLELMTRLGIQEEEMKKIHANL; encoded by the coding sequence ATGTCCTATTATTCTTTTATCCTTAAAAAGATAGGGGATATAACAGAGAAGATATCTTCAGAGGAGTTTAATAAATTTATTGAATTTGTAATAACTGCTCCGAGGCTTTATATAATCGGAGCAGGCAGGTCTGGTCTTGTTGCGAAGGCCTTTGGTATGAGACTCGTTCATCTGAAGAAAAAGGTCTTTATTGTAGGTGAGACAATAACACCTGCAATGAGAAAGGGAGATGGCCTCATAGCAGTTTCAGGCTCAGGAAAGACCACATGGGTTGTTGAGACAGCAAAGGCTGCAAGGTCGCTGGGTGGTAGAATAGCAGGAATAACATGGGACAGAAACTCTGAGCTTGCAAGACTTTCTGATATAATTGTCCAGATTCCCTCAGAGGCCATACCAAGAGATATTACAGGTTATACTACAAGGGAACTTATGGGTATACCCCTCCCTCCAATGGGCTCACTATTTGAGATATCAACCCTTATATTTTTTGAGGCCTGTGTGCTCGAACTGATGACAAGGCTGGGTATCCAGGAGGAAGAGATGAAGAAAATACATGCCAATCTCTGA
- the dprA gene encoding DNA-processing protein DprA has translation MQKTHDSSELIYLIALSLINDIGPIIGRRLISTFGSAEEVFRQSESALLEVDGIGRERARSIKNFNDWKKAEEILRRCRLLGIEVISEDNHLYPENLKTLQDAPLVLYMNGKVISRDRYAIAIVGSRRCSEYGRRVAEKLSRELSEIGMTIISGLARGIDTIAHTVALRAGGRTAGVFASGLDRIYPPENKDLIKKIINNGFVISEFPPGTRPDKENFPRRNRLISGLSMGTVVVEAENESGALITANYALEQGREVFAVPGSIFSKTSEGTNNLIKNGAKPVSCIEDIIEEFGSKLRGLQIKRGNNCRGTFSAKHGELEFSDREKAIIKMLEAEPLHIDHIVRKSGWSVSEVSSLLLELELKGAVKQLQGKRFYINT, from the coding sequence ATGCAGAAAACTCATGATAGCTCTGAACTCATCTATCTAATTGCCCTTTCATTGATTAATGACATTGGTCCTATAATTGGCAGAAGATTAATAAGTACCTTCGGAAGTGCAGAAGAGGTCTTCAGGCAGAGCGAAAGCGCTCTTCTGGAGGTTGATGGTATTGGTAGAGAAAGGGCCAGGTCTATTAAAAACTTCAATGACTGGAAGAAGGCTGAAGAGATATTAAGAAGATGCAGGCTCCTCGGCATAGAAGTAATATCTGAAGATAACCATCTTTATCCAGAAAATCTGAAGACCCTTCAGGATGCACCTCTGGTCCTTTATATGAATGGAAAGGTTATATCACGAGATAGATATGCCATAGCTATAGTTGGTTCAAGAAGATGCAGTGAATATGGAAGAAGGGTTGCCGAAAAGCTCTCCAGAGAGCTTTCTGAAATAGGTATGACCATCATCAGCGGGCTCGCACGGGGAATAGATACCATAGCCCATACAGTTGCTCTCAGAGCTGGTGGAAGGACTGCAGGCGTCTTTGCATCAGGTCTTGACAGGATTTATCCTCCTGAAAATAAGGATCTCATAAAGAAGATTATCAATAATGGCTTTGTAATAAGTGAATTTCCTCCTGGCACAAGACCTGATAAAGAGAATTTTCCCAGAAGAAACAGGCTCATAAGTGGTCTCAGCATGGGCACAGTAGTAGTTGAGGCAGAGAATGAAAGCGGTGCTCTAATAACAGCAAACTATGCCCTTGAACAGGGAAGGGAGGTCTTTGCTGTGCCTGGTAGCATATTCTCAAAAACCTCAGAGGGTACAAATAATCTCATAAAAAATGGAGCAAAACCAGTAAGTTGTATAGAGGATATAATAGAGGAATTTGGATCTAAACTCAGAGGTTTACAAATCAAGCGAGGAAACAACTGCAGGGGAACCTTCTCAGCAAAGCATGGAGAACTTGAATTTTCCGACAGAGAAAAGGCTATAATAAAAATGCTGGAGGCAGAGCCTCTCCATATTGACCATATTGTTAGAAAGAGTGGCTGGTCTGTTTCAGAGGTATCATCATTACTTCTTGAACTAGAGCTTAAAGGAGCGGTAAAACAGTTGCAGGGAAAAAGATTTTATATTAATACTTAA
- the dapF gene encoding diaminopimelate epimerase → MKINFSKMHGLGNDFVLIDARALKAIDLREFAAFLLNRRFGIGADQLLILEDSVKADFRMRIFNPDGSEVEMCGNGIRCLASYIWKKGLSDKSPLEIETPAGIIRPERINDLVRVDMGMPRLIPEEIPVNIAERKPLIDYPLKIKDRIFHITCVSMGNPHAVIPVNDLDTLDLHTYGPLIENHPLFPKRINVEFVRKDSPDTFRVRVWERGAGETLACGTGASAVAVAMRLKGLGGLKQNIILPGGELIIELLVEDEEIKRVFMTGPAQEVFTGEIEI, encoded by the coding sequence GTGAAGATAAATTTCTCAAAGATGCATGGACTTGGTAATGATTTTGTCCTGATCGATGCTAGGGCTTTAAAGGCCATTGACTTGAGAGAATTTGCGGCCTTTCTACTCAACAGACGCTTTGGCATAGGAGCTGACCAGCTCCTTATCCTGGAGGATTCTGTAAAAGCTGACTTCAGGATGAGGATATTTAATCCTGATGGCTCAGAGGTGGAGATGTGTGGAAATGGCATAAGGTGCCTTGCAAGCTATATATGGAAAAAAGGACTTTCGGATAAATCTCCTCTCGAGATAGAGACCCCTGCAGGAATTATTAGACCTGAGAGGATAAATGATCTGGTAAGGGTTGATATGGGGATGCCGAGATTAATTCCTGAGGAAATACCTGTAAATATTGCAGAAAGGAAACCTTTAATAGATTATCCTCTTAAGATAAAGGACAGGATATTTCATATAACCTGTGTATCAATGGGAAACCCCCATGCAGTTATACCTGTTAATGACCTTGATACTCTTGATCTTCATACCTATGGACCATTAATAGAAAACCATCCCCTCTTTCCAAAAAGGATAAATGTAGAATTTGTAAGAAAAGATTCTCCTGATACATTCAGGGTAAGGGTCTGGGAAAGGGGTGCTGGAGAGACCCTTGCCTGCGGTACCGGTGCCTCTGCAGTTGCAGTGGCAATGAGGCTAAAAGGGCTTGGAGGGCTCAAGCAGAATATAATTCTTCCCGGTGGTGAACTTATAATTGAACTTCTTGTAGAAGATGAAGAGATAAAAAGGGTATTCATGACCGGTCCTGCGCAGGAGGTATTCACCGGCGAGATAGAGATTTAG
- a CDS encoding efflux RND transporter periplasmic adaptor subunit, giving the protein MKKKIIILSILIFSIAIIFIYRTFFFKEDLKILETATVKRGDIKGILVETGIIKPQVGAVVKIGTRATGTVTKLYVRIGDRVKKGQLIAIIDDREIKEQIAQSMAALNRQENTLRQIELTYPERIREARANYEYAKLNYEREQELLKREFTTKESVERAKKEFEIAEASLKRLQDEYETQLIITRASIEEIKAQIKQLETRLSYTRIYSPMDGIVSDITIQEGETVVAGLQVANLITVFDPLSLEMWIYVDEADIGRVKIGQDVEFSVDTLPDKYFYGRIENIYPQPVVKDNIVYYLAIVKVSRQDARYLRPEMTTHVRITFDERKNTLVVPNSAIKFEEGRQIVYKVTEKGVEKVPVKIGLRNEEITEILSGLKENERVATKLLLPPRAKQQQVR; this is encoded by the coding sequence ATGAAGAAAAAAATTATTATCCTTTCTATTTTAATATTTAGCATTGCGATTATTTTTATCTACAGAACCTTTTTTTTTAAGGAAGACCTTAAGATCCTCGAGACAGCAACTGTTAAGAGAGGAGATATAAAAGGCATACTTGTCGAGACCGGTATTATCAAACCACAGGTTGGAGCTGTTGTAAAGATTGGCACCAGGGCAACAGGCACAGTAACGAAGCTCTATGTTCGGATTGGTGACAGGGTAAAGAAGGGACAGCTCATTGCAATAATTGATGACAGGGAGATAAAGGAGCAGATAGCCCAGTCAATGGCAGCTCTCAACCGTCAGGAAAATACACTCAGACAGATTGAGCTTACCTATCCTGAAAGGATCAGGGAGGCAAGGGCAAATTATGAGTATGCAAAGCTAAATTATGAAAGAGAACAGGAATTACTTAAGAGGGAATTCACAACAAAGGAATCTGTAGAAAGGGCAAAAAAGGAGTTTGAGATTGCAGAGGCAAGTTTAAAAAGACTTCAGGATGAATATGAGACCCAGCTCATCATAACCAGGGCATCAATAGAAGAGATAAAGGCTCAGATAAAACAGCTGGAGACTAGACTATCCTATACAAGGATATATTCTCCCATGGATGGCATTGTCTCAGATATCACCATCCAGGAAGGAGAGACAGTTGTTGCAGGTCTGCAGGTTGCAAATCTTATAACAGTCTTTGATCCGCTCAGTCTTGAGATGTGGATATATGTAGATGAGGCAGATATAGGAAGGGTGAAGATAGGTCAGGATGTAGAATTCTCAGTTGATACACTTCCTGACAAATACTTTTATGGCAGAATCGAAAATATATACCCACAGCCTGTTGTGAAGGACAACATTGTCTATTATCTTGCAATAGTAAAGGTATCAAGACAGGATGCCAGGTATCTCAGACCAGAGATGACAACCCATGTGAGGATCACCTTTGACGAGAGGAAGAACACCCTAGTTGTGCCAAATTCTGCAATAAAATTTGAAGAGGGAAGGCAGATTGTTTATAAAGTCACGGAGAAGGGTGTTGAAAAGGTCCCTGTAAAGATTGGCCTCAGGAATGAGGAGATTACGGAGATATTATCAGGCTTAAAGGAGAATGAGCGAGTTGCCACAAAACTTCTTTTGCCACCAAGGGCAAAACAGCAGCAGGTAAGATAG
- the lysA gene encoding diaminopimelate decarboxylase, with product MHYFHFKGSELYAEEIPVKKLAEKFGTPLYVYSRKTIERHINAYRQAFKGLKHIICYAVKANSNLSVLRLLGGMGCGADVISGGELFRALRAGIKPERIVYAGVGKTEEEIRYALNSGILMFNVESSEELKEINRIAGLMKKKAPVALRVNPDIDAKTHPYISTGLKKHKFGIPMEEALENYLLARELKNIDIKGIHKHIGSQITEVRPFIDALKSILSLAGELESRGIKIKYIDIGGGLGIPYKEEEPPHPSELAKEVKKLLKEKDLTIIIEPGRSIVGNAGILVTKVLYNKRTKDKNFVIVDAGMNDLIRPTLYGAYHEIVPVERKSREKVIADIVGPICESGDFFARDREIEVTSQGELLAIMSAGAYGFSMSSNYNSRPRAAEVMVNGKKAVLIRKRETYRDLIRGEI from the coding sequence ATGCATTACTTTCACTTTAAGGGTTCAGAACTCTATGCTGAGGAGATTCCGGTAAAAAAACTGGCTGAAAAATTCGGCACACCCCTTTATGTCTACAGCCGTAAGACTATTGAAAGGCATATAAATGCCTACAGGCAGGCATTTAAAGGCCTAAAACACATAATATGCTATGCAGTAAAGGCAAACTCTAACCTCTCGGTGCTTAGGCTCCTTGGAGGGATGGGCTGTGGTGCTGATGTTATCTCAGGTGGTGAGCTCTTCAGGGCATTGCGAGCCGGCATTAAACCAGAGAGGATTGTTTACGCTGGTGTAGGAAAGACAGAGGAAGAGATAAGGTATGCCCTAAATTCAGGCATTCTTATGTTCAATGTAGAAAGCTCAGAGGAGCTCAAAGAAATAAACAGGATTGCAGGCCTTATGAAGAAAAAGGCTCCTGTTGCTCTAAGGGTTAATCCTGATATAGATGCAAAAACCCATCCCTATATATCAACAGGTCTTAAAAAACACAAATTCGGCATACCCATGGAAGAGGCACTGGAAAACTATCTCCTTGCCAGGGAACTTAAAAATATTGATATAAAGGGTATTCATAAGCATATAGGTTCTCAGATTACAGAGGTAAGACCCTTTATTGATGCCCTTAAAAGCATTCTCTCCCTTGCTGGTGAGCTTGAATCACGGGGTATAAAGATAAAATACATTGACATAGGAGGTGGTCTGGGCATTCCTTATAAGGAGGAGGAACCGCCCCATCCATCAGAACTTGCAAAAGAGGTGAAAAAGCTCCTTAAGGAAAAAGACCTGACCATTATAATTGAGCCAGGTCGTTCAATTGTTGGGAATGCGGGAATTCTTGTTACAAAGGTTCTATATAATAAAAGGACTAAGGATAAGAACTTTGTTATTGTTGATGCTGGCATGAACGACCTCATAAGGCCCACACTCTATGGTGCCTATCATGAGATTGTTCCAGTTGAGAGAAAAAGTAGAGAAAAGGTTATCGCAGATATAGTAGGCCCTATATGTGAGTCCGGTGATTTCTTTGCAAGGGACAGAGAGATAGAAGTAACATCGCAGGGAGAATTACTTGCAATAATGAGTGCCGGTGCCTACGGGTTCAGTATGAGCTCTAATTATAATTCAAGACCAAGGGCAGCCGAGGTTATGGTAAATGGAAAAAAGGCAGTCCTTATAAGGAAAAGGGAGACCTACAGGGATCTCATTAGGGGTGAGATATAA